A genome region from Erigeron canadensis isolate Cc75 chromosome 3, C_canadensis_v1, whole genome shotgun sequence includes the following:
- the LOC122592712 gene encoding beta-glucuronosyltransferase GlcAT14B-like codes for MEITIKPLRKKPWFIPLILSLLTSSILIMFSLFFTSNLNPFHQTPTKSKTNQNHPLFVESRLTISPIKSQNSTPRLAYLISGSSGDVKALKRTLKALYHPLNQYVVHLDLESPAEERLELVDFVNNESVFKEVGNVRVVSRSNLVTYRGPTMVTNTLHAASILLKEGGDWDWFINLSASDYPLVTQDDLLHTFSTVPRDLNFIEHTSDIGWKEYQRAKPVIIDPGLYSLKKADVFWVSQKRSVPTAYKLFTGSAWMMLSRPFIEYCIWGWDNLPRIVLMYYANFLSSPEGYFHTVICNAEEFRNTTVNHDLHFISWDNPPKQHPHFLSIDDYERMVESHAPFARKFGADTELLDKIDSELLGREPDGFVTSNWFDRSDTNKTIAEHMIRNATELKPGPGAERIKALVGGMLDHKDFHMKHCI; via the exons ATGGAAATCACAATAAAACCACTTAGAAAAAAACCATGGTTCATACCATTAATCTTATCTCTCCTAACATCATCAATCTTAATAATGTTCTCATTGTTTTTCACTTCAAATCTAAatccatttcatcaaacaccaacaaaatcaaaaaccaaccaaaaccacCCATTATTTGTTGAATCAAGGCTCACAATTTCACCAATAAAGTCACAAAATTCAACACCAAGACTTGCATACTTGATATCTGGGTCAAGTGGGGATGTCAAGGCTTTGAAAAGGACATTAAAGGCATTGTATCATCCATTGAATCAATATGTTGTTCATTTGGACCTTGAATCACCAGCTGAAGAAAGATTGGAACTTGTTGATTTTGTAAACAATGAAAGTGTGTTTAAAGAAGTTGGGAATGTGAGAGTGGTGTCAAGGTCTAATTTGGTCACTTATAGAGGCCCAACTATGGTTACAAATACACTTCATGCTGCTTCTATTTTATTGAAAGAAGGTGGTGATTGGGACTGGTTTATAAATTTGAGTGCTTCTGATTATCCTTTAGTTACTCAAGATG ATTTGCTTCACACATTTTCAACTGTTCCTCGAGACCTTAATTTTATCGAGCATACAAGTGACATTGGTTGGAAAGA GTACCAAAGAGCTAAGCCTGTTATTATTGATCCAGGGCTTTATAGTCTGAAAAAAGCAGATGTGTTCTGGGTATCCCAGAAAAGAAGTGTGCCTACTGCTTACAAGCTCTTCACAG GTTCTGCTTGGATGATGCTTTCACGGCCCTTTATTGAATACTGTATATGGGGATGGGATAACCTTCCAAGAATTGTGCTCATGTACTATGCCAACTTTCTTTCATCTCCCGAAGGGTATTTCCACACAGTAATCTGCAATGCTGAAGAATTTAGAAACACAACTGTAAATCATGACCTTCATTTTATTTCTTGGGATAACCCCCCGAAACAGCACCCTCATTTTCTGTCCATTGATGATTATGAACGTATGGTAGAAAGCCATGCACCTTTTGCTAGAAAATTTGGTGCAGATACGGAATTACTTGACAAAATAGACTCTGAACTTCTAGGGCGTGAACCAGATGGGTTTGTCACAA GTAATTGGTTTGATAGAAGTGATACAAATAAAACTATAGCTGAACACATGATTAGGAATGCGACAGAGCTGAAACCAGGCCCTGGAGCAGAGAGGATCAAGGCCCTGGTTGGTGGTATGCTAGATCACAAAGATTTCCATATGAAGCATTGTATTTGA
- the LOC122591619 gene encoding uncharacterized protein LOC122591619, translated as MAPRRTGEETNAEARRQEEEARRRTELADLISQQINSVMPAIVTRIAESVTATLNTARRQDGGGNVNDLNAYKTFTSCNPKEFYGTEGPVGLLTWFQSMEAILNIIDCAPADRVKFAASKLQGRALAWWNLQVTTRGQAVMNALTWEQLKEEMKREYCPRPAVQKLEIEFLNHAMKGMELETYAIPFQELCVLVPDMVNTEAKKVERFIYGLVPEVRLMVTVANPTTLEEAISLSTRLVNDLVRTGKYSRGESSSRQGGGSRFGDRKGNGPDKRQKIVRNYGVAEVNPNPNRGQPTKCNRCGYNHLGECRRCTICNRLGHLTATCRNGARVGGNPGVCHECGGTDHWRKACPRLGRAQGGRGNMNNNRGNFRNVGNRGNLEQTEATMGIK; from the coding sequence ATGGCACCACGAAGGACCGGTGAAGAAACGAATGCTGAGGCTAGgcgccaggaggaagaggcccGAAGGAGGACCGAGCTAGCCGAcctcatttctcaacaaatcaactCCGTTATGCCAGCCATTGTTACTCGAATTGCGGAGAGTGTGACCGCCACACTTAACACTGCCCGAAGACAAGATGGAGGAGGTAATGTGAATGATCTAAATGCTTACAAGACTTTCACTTCGTGTAACCCCAAGGAATTCTATGGGACGGAAGGTCCAGTTGGTTTGCTCACATGGTTCCAAAGCATGGAGgccatcttgaacatcattgaTTGTGCACCGGCCGACCGTGTCAAGTTTGCTGCTAGCAAGCTCCAAGGAAGGGCACTCGCttggtggaacctccaagtcacTACGAGGGGTCAAGCCGTGATGAATGCCTTGACTTGGGAGCAGCTCAAGGAAGAGATGAAGCGGGAGTATTGTCCTAGGCCAGCCGTGCAAAAGTTGGAGATagaattcttgaatcatgctATGAAAGGAATGGAGTTGGAGACATATGCAATTCCTTTCCAGGAGTTGTGTGTGCTAGTGCCTGACATGGTGAATACTGAGGCCAAGAAGGTTGAGAGGTTTATTTATGGATTGGTACCGGAAGTAAGATTGATGGTCACGGTAGCAAACCCCACTACACTAGAAGAAGCGATAAGTTTGTCAACAAGATTGGTTAATGACTTGGTTAGGACAGGGAAATACTCGCGAGGCGAGTCAAGTTCAAGGCAAGGAGGAGGAAGCCGATTTGGTGATCGTAAGGGGAATGGGCCGGATAAGAGGCAAAAGATTGTAAGGAACTATGGTGTTGCCGAAGTTAACCCCAACCCGAACCGTGGGCAGCCTACAAAGTGCAATCGTTGTGGATACAACCACCTTGGTGAGTGTAGGCGTTGCACGATTTGTAACCGATTGGGACACCTTACTGCCACTTGCCGCAATGGAGCAAGAGTTGGAGGAAACCCAGGAGTATGTCATGAATGTGGAGGTACCGATCATTGGAGGAAAGCTTGCCCTAGGTTGGGACGAGCTCAAGGAGGGCGTGGAAACATGAACAATAACCGTGGGAATTTTCGAAATGTTGGCAATCGTGGGAACCTGGAGCAAACCGAGGCAACAATGGGAATAAAGTGA
- the LOC122594368 gene encoding uncharacterized protein LOC122594368, translated as MEDPSNGDARSVASSQRVASSQPVRRSPSPPPSPPAPRAPPPRQNVAMNVGDGRFPAHDPHFHPRLPRHHPFHFGPRHGEDLPRPIFGVPPPPPMGMTREERDRVWGIANGLRDARFRVRTQEVMMERALGIMRQTGDEAGMAIDGICRINEVIFMMGCIVSALCSIVVALVLRK; from the coding sequence ATGGAGGACCCGTCAAACGGTGATGCTAGGAGCGTTGCCTCTAGCCAACGTGTTGCCTCTAGCCAACCCGTACGCCGCTCTCCctcacctccaccatcaccaccagctCCTAGGGCTCCTCCACCAAGACAAAATGTGGCGATGAATGTAGGCGATGGGCGATTTCCAGCCCATGACCCACACTTCCACCCGCGCCTCCCTCGCCATCATCCTTTTCACTTCGGCCCAAGACATGGAGAAGACCTCCCACGTCCCATTTTTGGGGTACCACCTCCACCTCCTATGGGAATGACACGGGAGGAAAGAGATCGAGTGTGGGGCATTGCCAATGGCTTACGTGATGCAAGGTTTCGGGTGAGAACACAAGAGGTGATGATGGAAAGGGCGTTGGGAATAATGCGCCAAACGGGAGATGAAGCGGGGATGGCTATAGATGGAATATGCCGAATCAACGAAGTGATCTTCATGATGGGATGCATTGTTTCAGCCCTTTGCTCCATTGTTGTGGCTCTTGTGCTTAGGAAATGA